A single region of the Grus americana isolate bGruAme1 chromosome 3, bGruAme1.mat, whole genome shotgun sequence genome encodes:
- the LOC129205413 gene encoding protein ELYS-like gives MQDLTAQVKSGLLRFPETTLQALGEDEIALDSVLCGKFYRGRNGLAWLACGPQLEVVNSVTGEWRSAYRFRGIKKEQPPIVRVVKEFSWQKRTGLLIGLEEAEGSVLCLYDLGISRVVKAVVLPGRVTAVEPITNHGGASVSTRHLHQSLRWLFGVAAVATDVGHLLLVDLCLDDLSCNQNEIEPSDLEVVTRIPAEVPQRRETATREGRHLCFQLQTPSGTAISTLCYISRSNQLVVGFSDGYLSLWNMKTLKREHHAQLEGGQIPVYAVTFQEPENDPRNRCYLWAVQSTQEDEGDVVSLHLLQLVFGDRKRLASGQVMYEGLEYCDERYSLDLTGGVFPRRGQTSNTKLLSCQTVEKFCNHVDREESVNEVISPDTSVSIFSWQVNTYGQGKPSTYLCVFDINRWYHAQMPDSLRPEEFLYDCPYFAMWSLDTVINMTSPNLILDILVRERSLSRGAPPSYPPPEQFFHPSTYNFDGTCLLNSGVVHMTCTGFQKETLKFLKKSGPSISEAIHDSYRRCLVAGLLSPRLADVQPSSLSQEEQLEAVLSAAVQTGSLELLTGCLKRQASEGQPSSAANLRFVLEWTWNKEIYTKDEFDQMCVPLFDGSCNFIDPQTLQSLQHCQLLLSNLSRVLNCFLTEKGFANLTNKRMVASLISLYAQVVIWFCRSSLLPEGLDDDMHLSRPFYNYPLIQSYYTGHRQKLERLSRGKWDSDCLLIDGMVSQLGDQVEKLWRRDKGGTGKYPPASLHALLDLYLLESVEESDKHAITIYLLLDIMHSFPNKAETAIDSFPTAFAIPWGLVKLIQAFWLLDHNDYENSLALLLHPATIKTVSWQHTRIIQSLMCQGEHRQALRYIQMMKPPMSSSTEVRLFLTVLLSNRCLAEAWDLFQQHKTTLNVEELLKHMYEICQEMGLMEDLLMLPFTTTEQECFEKFLQTNAGVQSHEQLLVHRLQSPNYIPALQLNQSMKVNLMNDCDLHLRERAVARNSILNRCGKILPRVQRKLAAERAKPYHLPSSILRGGSRPKPLSTVTKQANAGNVHTRATFSSNALSKIGEVWVGDEQKTSFSQRDR, from the exons ATGCAAGACCTAACTGCTCAGGTTAAGAGCGGTCTACTGCGGTTTCCAGAGACGACACTTCAGGCACTAGGGGAAGATGAGATAGCCCTAGATTCTGTGCTGTGCGGGAAGTTTTATAGAG GGAGAAATGGGCTAGCATGGTTGGCGTGCGGCCCTCAACTTGAGGTGGTGAACTCTGTGACAGGAGAGTGGCGCTCTGCGTACCGTTTCCGTGggataaaaaaagaacagcctCCCATTGTTCGTGTGGTAAAAGAGTTTTCCTGGCAGAAGAGGACTGGCCTATTGATTGGGTTGGAAGAAGCAGAGGGAAGTGTTCTCTGTCTGTATGACCTTGGAATATCAAGAGTGGTTAAAGCTGTTGTTCTTCCAGGAAGG GTAACTGCTGTAGAACCCATAACTAATCACGGAGGAGCCAGTGTGAGCACTCGGCACCTACATCAGAGTCTGCGATGGCTCTTTGGAGTGGCAGCAGTGGCTACAGATGTTGGCCATCTGCTTCTGGTTGACCTTTGTTTGGATGATTTATCTTGCAATCAGAATGAAATAGAACCATCAG aTCTAGAAGTTGTCACTAGAATTCCTGCTGAAGTTCCGCAAAGAAGAGAAACTGCGACCAGAGAAGGGAGACATCTCTGTTTTCAATTACAAACCCCTTCAGGAACAGCCATATCAACCTTGTGCTACATAAGCAGAAGCAATCAGCTCGTCGTGGGTTTTTCAGATGGCTACCTGTCACTATGGAATATGAAAACTTTGAAGAGGGA GCACCATGCTCAGCTTGAAGGAGGCCAGATTCCCGTCTATGCTGTTACTTTTCAAGAGCCTGAGAATGATCCTCGCAATCGTTGCTATTTGTGGGCTGTTCAGTCTACACAAGAAGA TGAAGGCGATGTTGTGAGTTTACATCTGTTACAGTTAGTGTTTGGTGACAGAAAACGCTTGGCATCAGGACAAGTCATGTATGAG ggtttGGAATACTGTGACGAAAGGTACAGTTTAGATCTCACGGGTGGAGTCTTTCCCAGGAGAGGGCAGACCAGCAATACTAAATTACTGAGCTGTCAAACTGTAGAAAAATTTTGCAACCACGTTGACAGAGAGGAAAGCGTTAATGAAG taataTCGCCTGACACCAGTGTATCCATCTTCAGTTGGCAAGTGAATACCTACGGTCAGGGAAAACCATCTACTTATTTGTGTGTATTTGACATTAATCGCTGGTATCACGCTCAAATGCCAGATTCGCTAAG GCCGGAAGAATTTCTTTATGATTGCCCCTATTTTGCAATGTGGTCACTGGATACTGTGATAAACATGACTTCTCCAAACCTCATTTTGGATATTCTGGTACGTGAGCGGAGTCTAAGTCGGGGAGCTCCTCCTTCTTATCCACCACCTGAGCAGTTTTTCCATCCAAGCACCTATAATTTTG ATGGTACGTGCTTGCTGAACTCCGGAGTTGTCCATATGACTTGCACCGGCTTCCAGAAGGAG ACCctgaagtttttaaagaaatccgGTCCTTCGATAAGTGAAGCCATTCATGATAGCTACAGGAGGTGTCTTGTAGCTGGCTTGCTGTCTCCAAGACTAGCTGATGTCCAGCCATCCAGTTTGAGTCAG GAGGAGCAGTTGGAAGCAGTGTTGTCAGCTGCTGTCCAGACAGGTTCTTTAGAACTTCTGACTGGATGCCTTAAACGTCAGGCATCTGAAG ggcagcCAAGTTCTGCTGCTAATTTACGGTTTGTTCTTGAGTGGACGTGGAACAAAGAGATCTATACAAAAGATGAGTTTGACCAAATGT GTGTTCCGCTCTTTGACGGCTCTTGCAACTTCATTGACCCACAGACTTTACAGTCTCTTCAGCACTGCCAGTTGCTTTTGAGCAACCTTAGCAGAGTCTTAAACTGTTTTCTAACTGAAAAAG gctttgcaAACTTGACAAATAAGCGGATGGTAGCTAGCCTCATTTCTTTGTATGCCCAAGTGGTCATCTGGTTCTGTCGATCCAGTCTCCTTCCGGAGGGTTTAG ATGATGATATGCATTTGTCTCGACCTTTCTACAATTATCCTCTGATTCAGAGCTACTATACTGGTCATCGACAGAAACTTGAGCGTTTATCAAG AGGAAAATGGGATTCTGACTGCTTGCTGATTGACGGAATGGTTTCCCAGTTAGGAGACCAAGTTGAGAAGTTGTGGCGGAGAGACAAAGGAGGGACTGGGAAATATCCCCCTGCTAGTTTACAT gcaCTGCTGGATCTCTATTTGCTAGAAAGCGTTGAAGAAAGCGACAAACATGCAATT ACAATTTACTTGCTGCTAGACATCATGCACTCCTTTCCGAATAAAGCAGAAACTGCAATCGACTCCTTCCCAACTGCCTTTGCTATCCCTTGGGGTCTGGTTAAGCTTATTCAAGCTTTTTGGCTGCTAGATCACAACGATTATGAA AACTCGCTGGCCCTGCTCCTTCACCCAGCTACGATCAAAACTGTGTCATGGCAACATACGAGAATTATTCAGTCCCTCATGTGCCAAGGGGAGCATAGGCAAGCCCTCCGGTACATCCAGATGATGAAGCCGCCAATGTCAAGCAGTACTGAAGTGCGACTTTTCCTCACTGTGTTGTTGTCCAATAG GTGCCTGGCAGAGGCTTGGGATCTGTTTCAGCAACATAAAACTACCTTAAACGTCGAAGAGCTGTTAAAACACATGTATGAAATCTGTCAGGAGATGGGACTAATGGAAGACTTACTGATGCTACCTTTCACCACCACTGAACAA GAGTGTTTTGAGAAGTTTTTACAGACCAACGCTGGTGTTCAGAGTCATGAACAGCTTCTAGTCCACCGTCTGCAGAGTCCCAACTATATCCCAGCACTACAGTTGAATCAGTCAATGAAGGTTAATCTTATG AATGATTGTGATCTTCACTTGAGGGAAAGAGCAGTTGCCAGAAATTCAATATTAAACCGATGTGGCAAGATCCTTCCTAGAGTTCAAAGGAAGCTGGCTGCAGAGAGAGCCAAGCCTTACCATTTGCCTTCATCCATCTTAAGAGGAG GCTCAAGACCAAAGCCATTATCAACAGTAACAAAGCAAGCTAATGCAGGAAATGTGCATACAAGAGCAACTTTCAGCAGTAATGCATTGTCCAAAATTGGAGAAGTCTGGGTAGGAGATGAGCAGAAAACCAGTTTCTCACAACGTGATAGGTAA